One genomic segment of Diceros bicornis minor isolate mBicDic1 chromosome 13, mDicBic1.mat.cur, whole genome shotgun sequence includes these proteins:
- the BSND gene encoding barttin, with protein sequence MADEKTFRIGFIVLGLFLLALGTFLMSHDRPQIYGTFYAMGGVMVIGGVIWTMCQCYPKVTFIPADADFQAILSPKALGLLENGFAAERKSPQPPYARLWEEAAYDQSLPDFSHIQMKVLGCSEDPRPLLAPKQGQPQLGANNGGEGGPRDTQAWTEATVVIHRGSDEDKGERSPTQSRPGPPACPQGPAPLASFPDDLDMGSSEGSSPNPSPPEGEEPRPPPQYPWACKCRLDRFHDFALIDAPTSEDGPPEGQWREAARSSSWQRSPRTKEEEEEEASHTGAEEPEREEEDLYYGLPDSPGDPLPDKEVGFEPDAQG encoded by the exons ATGGCTGACGAGAAGACCTTCCGCATCGGCTTCATCGTGCTGGGGCTCTTCCTGCTGGCCCTCGGCACGTTCCTCATGAGCCACGACCGGCCCCAGATCTACGGCACCTTCTACGCCATGGGCGGCGTCATGGTGATCGGCGGCGTCATCTGGACCATGTGCCAGTGCTACCCCAAG GTCACCTTCATACCCGCAGATGCCGACTTCCAAGCCATCCTGTCCCCGAAGGCGCTGGGCCTGCTGGAGAATGGGTTCGCCGCCGAGAGGAAGAG cccccagcccccctaCGCCAGGCTGTGGGAGGAAGCCGCCTATGACCAGAGCCTGCCCGACTTCAGCCATATCCAGATGAAGGTCCTGGGCTGCAGTGAAGACCCTCGCCCCCTGCTGGCCCCCAAGCAGGGACAGCCGCAGCTGGGAGCCAATAATGGAGGAGAAGGTGGCCCTCGTGACACTCAGGCCTGGACGGAGGCCACTGTGGTCATCCACAGGGGCTCGGACGAGGACAAGGGAGAAAGAAGCCCAACTCAGAGCAGGCCCGG CCCCCCGGCCTGTCCTCAGGGCCCTGCACCCTTGGCTTCCTTCCCGGATGATCTGGACATGGGCTCCAGTGAGGGCAGCAGCCCCAACCCATCTCCGCCTGAGGGGGAGGAGCCTCGGCCCCCACCCCAGTATCCCTGGGCCTGCAAGTGCCGGCTGGACCGCTTCCACGACTTTGCCCTGATTGATGCCCCCACGTCGGAGGACGGGCCTCCAGAGGGCCAGTGGCGGGAGGCAGCCCGGTCCAGCTCCTGGCAGCGGTCCCCGAggacaaaggaggaggaggaggaggaggcttcGCACACAGGCGCAGAGGAGCCTGAGCGGGAAGAGGAAGATTTGTACTATGGGCTGCCGGACAGCCCCGGGGACCCCCTCCCGGACAAGGAAGTGGGCTTTGAGCCTGACGCCCAGGGCTGA